One segment of Phreatobacter oligotrophus DNA contains the following:
- a CDS encoding site-specific integrase: protein MQLFDDEIRHDVILDLPGPLAVVVSRWLCDLEIRGFAPATVSLKRRAIVAIYRDLHPKHWENTSRVLKCPLEEDLESLEQRWRSEGLSASTCDDRIAAWRSLIKFEAGVVDASALRGMLRYGARRRHARAAARKPVARAEQQLAFEFFYSSHAAESPGLEPTLPNWVVARDYAMMLVMADTNATPSEICRMPQALKQLDGKSAVWVCKGDLQHGHLQQIRPETQDAIEKYQAACPFRPEGGDSHLFIGRHGEALRPRAVQDALQNVGRAAGCMQPLTSTGMKYGFGQELADAGESHLTIMKRLGLTTVTCALRATGWNAEQHALLPSIARVDLDNEDEMASKLARRFMAYLLQQTEMGIYTIAAYGGDAEKFLTFVAKQGLEPYEIDRTTIDGFSATLLNTQAKATAARAVLSVNWLLRFMSHESLIAFNAVTGLIEPIARDEEPVLTSPSLVDAALSRLDATPDCCSTSLATALVSLAGIEGLTLDELRSLTRAEACTAFSSGPTAWRIKRFIGLTPDIPAELPLAYLPTQRADTPARITVRRLLAKELGQIGFSAMTPRQLRGSAIVRKLQSEPDLGEVARWARLANPDRLIPYIKALESLRDRAANDNAEAPAARTAA, encoded by the coding sequence ATGCAGCTGTTTGACGACGAGATTCGACACGACGTTATCCTGGACCTTCCGGGGCCGCTGGCCGTGGTTGTCTCACGCTGGCTTTGTGATCTCGAAATTCGTGGCTTCGCCCCCGCTACAGTCAGTCTGAAGCGTCGGGCGATCGTTGCGATTTATCGCGATTTGCACCCAAAGCACTGGGAAAATACAAGCCGCGTATTGAAGTGCCCCCTCGAAGAGGACCTTGAATCGCTTGAACAACGGTGGCGGAGCGAGGGACTTTCTGCGAGCACCTGCGATGACCGGATCGCCGCCTGGCGCTCATTGATTAAGTTTGAAGCTGGAGTGGTCGACGCGAGCGCCTTGCGTGGGATGCTTCGCTACGGCGCCCGCCGCCGTCATGCTCGCGCTGCTGCACGGAAGCCTGTGGCGCGTGCCGAGCAGCAGCTTGCCTTTGAATTCTTCTATTCAAGTCATGCAGCGGAATCCCCGGGATTGGAACCGACCTTGCCGAACTGGGTCGTCGCGCGCGACTACGCGATGATGCTCGTGATGGCGGATACCAATGCAACTCCATCCGAGATCTGTCGTATGCCCCAGGCACTCAAGCAGCTGGACGGCAAAAGCGCCGTCTGGGTTTGCAAGGGTGATTTACAACACGGCCACCTGCAGCAGATCCGTCCGGAAACACAGGACGCGATCGAAAAGTATCAGGCAGCGTGTCCATTCCGTCCGGAGGGTGGGGACTCGCATTTGTTTATCGGGCGGCACGGCGAAGCCCTAAGACCTCGTGCAGTCCAAGACGCCCTTCAGAACGTCGGGCGGGCGGCCGGATGTATGCAACCACTCACGTCAACTGGCATGAAATACGGCTTCGGCCAGGAACTGGCTGACGCCGGCGAATCCCATTTGACGATCATGAAGCGGCTGGGATTGACCACCGTCACCTGCGCCTTGCGCGCAACCGGTTGGAATGCTGAGCAGCATGCGTTGCTCCCAAGCATTGCCCGGGTCGATCTCGACAATGAGGATGAGATGGCTTCCAAGCTGGCGCGTCGCTTTATGGCCTACCTGCTCCAGCAGACAGAAATGGGCATCTACACAATCGCGGCTTACGGGGGCGACGCGGAAAAATTCCTGACCTTCGTTGCGAAGCAGGGGCTAGAGCCATACGAGATCGACCGGACCACCATCGACGGGTTCTCGGCCACGTTGTTGAACACACAAGCCAAAGCAACCGCGGCAAGGGCGGTGTTATCCGTGAATTGGCTCCTGAGGTTCATGAGCCATGAATCGCTTATTGCGTTCAACGCGGTGACAGGGCTCATCGAGCCGATCGCTCGGGATGAGGAGCCCGTCCTGACCAGTCCGAGCTTGGTCGACGCGGCTCTCAGCCGTCTGGATGCGACCCCAGACTGTTGTAGCACAAGCCTAGCTACGGCGCTTGTGTCGCTCGCCGGGATCGAAGGACTTACTCTCGATGAGCTGCGTTCACTGACCCGTGCGGAAGCCTGCACCGCGTTTTCTTCGGGCCCCACAGCATGGCGTATCAAACGATTCATTGGGCTCACGCCAGACATTCCGGCCGAGCTTCCGTTGGCCTATCTCCCGACCCAACGCGCTGACACTCCTGCTCGGATTACCGTTCGAAGGCTTCTTGCCAAAGAACTTGGCCAAATTGGATTCTCCGCGATGACACCTCGCCAACTGCGAGGTTCAGCGATTGTGCGAAAGCTGCAATCGGAGCCTGATCTGGGCGAGGTTGCGCGGTGGGCCCGTCTTGCGAACCCCGATCGTCTGATCCCGTACATCAAGGCATTGGAAAGCCTTCGGGATAGGGCGGCCAACGACAACGCCGAAGCGCCCGCAGCCCGCACCGCCGCCTAG